One Merismopedia glauca CCAP 1448/3 genomic region harbors:
- a CDS encoding excalibur calcium-binding domain-containing protein — translation MTEEGYLKNCASNRQQYLAAEANAKRRKLGFWDQPNPLMPWDFRRGKTASHSQSDSITQSSRTNCDPSYPDICLTSGAADLDCKDIPYRNFRVVGSNPHRFDRNGDGIGCER, via the coding sequence GTGACAGAAGAGGGATATCTCAAAAACTGTGCCAGCAATCGCCAGCAATATCTAGCTGCCGAAGCTAATGCCAAGCGCCGGAAGCTGGGATTTTGGGACCAGCCCAATCCCCTCATGCCTTGGGATTTTCGCCGGGGCAAGACCGCAAGCCACAGCCAATCTGATTCCATAACGCAGTCGTCAAGAACAAATTGCGACCCCAGCTATCCCGATATTTGCCTAACCTCTGGCGCGGCAGACTTGGATTGCAAGGATATTCCCTATCGCAACTTTAGGGTAGTTGGCAGCAATCCTCACAGGTTCGACCGCAATGGCGATGGAATTGGGTGCGAACGGTAG
- a CDS encoding M23 family metallopeptidase codes for MYNLRIYLAMLVFGLWLLICSPASALTCDMSQYNISPVTGTKVDYGNTRWPVNTIQISDPFGSRYLAKNTSTGCYDYHRGLDLQGTEGDTVYSIAAGTVYIVQYECKKGALRCGFPNGGNVAVVEHPLTFKFNDKPYTKYYSVYLHLHNFDIGNNQKLKQGQPVVLGSPIGKLGRTGASYDHLHFEIRLGDINVTERIDPSVNPLYFLEEVHNVYRDTNNYTVCVSKSPLTVSFSSSNQELDFNEIEIQSAGETRKINFSTKEGIDLTQVDNSSPYGLVTINPADFKFGTPEYLIDFQFPGLDENFTRIFVRDIWGNGLEITPKSL; via the coding sequence ATGTATAATTTGAGAATCTATTTGGCTATGCTGGTTTTTGGTTTGTGGCTACTGATTTGCAGTCCTGCATCTGCCCTTACTTGTGACATGAGTCAGTACAATATTAGTCCTGTAACTGGTACAAAGGTGGATTATGGCAATACTAGATGGCCGGTTAATACCATTCAAATTTCAGACCCTTTTGGCTCAAGATATTTAGCTAAAAACACTAGTACAGGTTGCTATGATTACCATAGAGGTTTAGATTTGCAAGGAACTGAAGGGGATACAGTTTACTCCATTGCTGCTGGTACTGTTTATATCGTTCAGTACGAGTGCAAAAAAGGCGCTCTGCGGTGTGGATTTCCCAATGGAGGAAATGTAGCTGTAGTGGAACATCCTCTAACGTTTAAATTTAATGATAAGCCTTATACAAAATACTATTCTGTCTACTTACATTTACATAATTTTGATATTGGTAATAATCAAAAATTGAAACAAGGTCAGCCAGTAGTATTAGGTAGCCCAATTGGTAAACTGGGTAGGACGGGTGCTAGTTACGATCACCTACATTTTGAAATACGTCTTGGCGATATTAATGTAACAGAAAGAATTGACCCTAGTGTTAATCCTTTATATTTCTTGGAGGAGGTTCATAATGTTTATCGAGACACTAATAATTATACAGTTTGTGTCAGCAAATCTCCTCTCACTGTTAGCTTTTCTAGCTCTAATCAGGAACTAGACTTTAATGAAATTGAAATTCAATCTGCGGGTGAAACTAGAAAAATAAACTTTAGTACAAAAGAAGGAATTGATTTAACACAAGTAGATAATTCGTCTCCTTATGGTTTAGTTACTATTAATCCAGCAGATTTTAAATTTGGTACTCCAGAATACTTAATTGATTTTCAGTTTCCCGGATTAGACGAGAATTTTACTAGAATATTTGTTCGAGATATTTGGGGTAATGGTCTAGAAATAACACCTAAATCTCTCTAA
- the yhhA gene encoding YhhA family cyclophane-containing RiPP (triceptide-type peptide natural product; maturases include a radical SAM/SPASM enzyme and a 2OG-Fe(II) oxygenase) → MVQNASLDRDVSADQTTATKEKLIRLLVNTKLNHPALNRIQMQLDALPESGIEARITSYDRMHHRHNRS, encoded by the coding sequence ATGGTTCAAAACGCTTCTCTCGATCGAGATGTAAGTGCTGACCAGACAACAGCTACAAAGGAGAAACTAATCCGTCTGTTAGTCAACACAAAGCTGAATCACCCCGCACTGAATCGAATTCAAATGCAGTTAGATGCTTTGCCAGAATCTGGAATAGAAGCACGGATAACTAGCTACGATCGTATGCATCATCGTCACAATCGCTCTTAG
- a CDS encoding plasmid replication protein, CyRepA1 family — translation MLTTNTVPASASRGFGTANPGKPVEEADFSSKDQLSLRRACGVSPCIGAAMPKALGETCSLPIRYSLEPDHFLEWTQGSGVDPGIVRLNVETLLDSATDPNADCLFPIAERLNWQVRRFGHKARGNLRGWWVSGLDPLNNWQRMEWGRFKPDTNTPIIDKTKGKPAKYLSPSGSSSRLVLLDVPGYIWQKISERYDVPVTTLDLALGFWHWVCLHQLPVILTEGEKKAGCLLTLGYCAIALPGIFNGYRKESGLIPELQVFATPERQFHICFDFETKPKTIQNINIAIAKLGKLLVNQGAKVSVINLPGLEKGVDDFLLAHGADAFGYLYQSAQDLDSWQAQKLWALTYTPTITLNQRYLGKLPFPKSGLACIKSPKGSGKTQSLEPLIQEATRVGRKVIILTHRVQLGRALCDRLGLDWVEDIRESETNGLLGFGLCVDSLHFHSQARFNPQQWHGAILIIDEAEQVLWHALNSYTCHEDRVPILDNLRELVQLIVSTDGLIIAQDADLSDVSVNYLRSLAQETDDFPQMAQLPLEPWVVINEWQDFQVKSQKSKVKSEEGVSNSSLLPITSYLLPITSQSPTPTPAFFYDTSKPDALLTRIDNLLTQGAVFVALDAQKVKGKYSSINLESLFQQKHPHLRILRIDSQSVSDPNHPAYGSIENLNEILPNYDLVLATPTIGTGVDIHLKGHFIAVVGIFQGVIPDAEARQALARVREPVPRYIWAASFGSAKIGNGSCNYREIIHSKKKDVKWNINRLLEQDFDIDGGHDPITLRTWAKMAARVNVSLWHYRQELKHGLVREGHEITVVTEDVGQIVPASVIDAIAQEVWNYLSQLLAIWQLFPPIIYYLLPITFSSVMAAMREDLRSGLCEFPGFEYLHKDHDIVAIATNAIELTQVRDLNKQTEAIAVVNAPDLTPSEYQKLQNQRVKTTDERLSERKHQLQQRYPIPITPEIKIRDDDGWYPKLRLHYYLTYDPQIVRDRDLKEWNGHLERGNGKVFLPDVKLLTAQVELLRGLGIPALLDPIREVRATDADVQRLAQICRHCSRDVKDIFNFTASEKTTPIQIVQALLDKLGLKLTQVGRDTLPNGKRAGILVYQYVPNDDGREEIFGLWELQRGQVDQPLDI, via the coding sequence ATGTTGACCACAAATACAGTGCCAGCCTCTGCTAGTAGAGGCTTTGGCACAGCTAATCCTGGAAAACCAGTAGAGGAAGCTGACTTTAGCTCCAAAGACCAACTTTCACTGCGGAGAGCTTGCGGTGTCTCTCCTTGCATAGGCGCAGCCATGCCGAAGGCATTAGGAGAGACTTGCTCCTTGCCCATCAGGTACTCTCTAGAACCAGATCACTTCCTGGAATGGACTCAAGGAAGCGGCGTAGATCCAGGTATCGTGCGTCTCAACGTGGAAACCCTGCTCGACAGTGCCACAGATCCGAACGCCGACTGCTTGTTCCCCATAGCAGAACGCCTCAACTGGCAAGTCCGGCGCTTCGGACACAAAGCCCGTGGTAATCTGCGAGGCTGGTGGGTATCGGGTCTAGATCCACTGAACAACTGGCAGCGCATGGAGTGGGGCAGATTCAAACCCGATACCAACACTCCCATTATCGACAAAACCAAAGGCAAACCTGCTAAATACCTGAGTCCATCGGGTAGTTCCAGCCGCCTCGTCCTTCTAGATGTCCCTGGCTACATTTGGCAGAAGATATCAGAACGCTACGATGTCCCTGTCACGACCTTGGATTTAGCACTAGGCTTCTGGCATTGGGTTTGTTTGCACCAGCTTCCTGTAATTCTCACTGAAGGAGAGAAAAAAGCTGGGTGTTTACTGACTTTAGGGTACTGTGCGATCGCTCTCCCTGGCATATTTAATGGATATCGCAAGGAATCGGGACTGATCCCAGAACTACAAGTCTTCGCCACTCCAGAGCGGCAATTCCATATCTGCTTTGACTTTGAGACGAAACCGAAGACGATCCAGAATATTAATATTGCGATCGCCAAACTTGGCAAACTCCTGGTTAACCAAGGGGCAAAAGTCAGCGTTATAAATCTCCCTGGACTTGAAAAAGGCGTAGATGACTTTTTACTAGCTCATGGTGCTGATGCCTTCGGCTATCTCTACCAATCAGCCCAAGACCTTGACTCCTGGCAAGCACAGAAACTGTGGGCGCTGACGTATACCCCAACCATCACCCTCAACCAACGCTACCTGGGCAAACTACCCTTCCCTAAATCCGGCTTAGCTTGCATTAAATCGCCTAAAGGCAGTGGTAAGACACAATCTCTAGAGCCATTAATCCAAGAAGCTACCAGAGTTGGTCGCAAGGTCATCATACTCACCCATAGAGTCCAACTAGGTCGTGCTTTGTGCGATCGCTTGGGTTTAGATTGGGTAGAAGATATCAGGGAATCCGAAACCAACGGACTATTAGGGTTTGGGTTATGCGTGGACTCCCTACACTTCCACTCCCAAGCCAGATTCAACCCGCAGCAGTGGCATGGAGCCATTCTGATTATCGATGAAGCTGAGCAGGTTCTTTGGCACGCTCTGAATAGCTATACCTGCCACGAAGATCGAGTACCTATCCTGGATAACCTGCGGGAATTGGTGCAACTGATTGTGTCCACAGATGGCTTGATCATCGCCCAAGATGCCGATTTATCTGATGTTAGCGTCAACTATTTACGTTCTCTAGCTCAAGAAACCGATGATTTCCCGCAGATGGCGCAACTTCCTTTAGAGCCTTGGGTAGTCATCAATGAATGGCAGGATTTTCAAGTCAAAAGTCAAAAGTCAAAAGTCAAAAGTGAAGAGGGAGTTTCTAATTCTTCCCTCTTACCTATTACCTCTTACCTATTACCTATTACTTCCCAGTCCCCAACCCCAACTCCTGCCTTCTTCTACGATACTTCTAAACCAGATGCCCTTCTGACACGCATTGACAATCTATTGACTCAAGGTGCAGTCTTTGTCGCCTTAGATGCTCAGAAAGTCAAAGGAAAATACAGCAGCATTAACTTAGAGTCGCTTTTCCAACAAAAACACCCACATCTCAGGATTCTCAGGATTGACAGCCAATCTGTATCAGATCCCAACCACCCAGCCTACGGCAGCATTGAAAACCTGAACGAAATACTACCGAATTATGACCTGGTGCTAGCAACTCCCACCATCGGGACTGGGGTTGACATTCACCTCAAAGGACACTTCATTGCTGTAGTCGGTATTTTCCAAGGAGTCATCCCTGATGCTGAAGCCAGACAAGCCTTAGCTAGAGTACGCGAACCCGTACCCCGCTACATTTGGGCAGCTTCCTTTGGATCGGCGAAGATTGGCAATGGCTCCTGTAACTACAGAGAGATTATTCACTCTAAGAAAAAGGATGTCAAATGGAACATCAACCGCCTGTTGGAGCAAGACTTTGACATTGATGGAGGACATGACCCCATCACGCTCAGGACTTGGGCAAAAATGGCGGCTAGAGTCAACGTCTCTTTATGGCACTACCGCCAGGAGTTGAAACACGGTTTAGTTAGGGAAGGACATGAGATAACTGTTGTGACTGAGGACGTAGGGCAGATTGTACCCGCTTCAGTTATTGATGCGATCGCCCAAGAGGTTTGGAACTATTTATCGCAGTTATTGGCTATCTGGCAGCTTTTCCCACCTATTATCTATTACCTATTACCTATTACCTTCTCTTCTGTCATGGCAGCAATGAGAGAAGATTTACGCTCCGGTTTGTGTGAGTTTCCTGGCTTCGAGTACCTGCACAAAGACCACGACATAGTTGCGATCGCCACCAATGCAATAGAGTTGACACAAGTGCGAGATCTTAACAAACAGACTGAGGCTATAGCTGTAGTTAACGCTCCCGATCTTACCCCTAGTGAATATCAGAAGCTTCAGAACCAACGGGTGAAAACCACTGATGAACGACTATCCGAACGCAAGCACCAACTGCAACAACGCTATCCCATTCCGATTACTCCCGAAATCAAAATTAGAGACGATGACGGCTGGTATCCCAAACTGCGGCTGCATTATTACCTAACATACGATCCCCAGATTGTCAGGGATCGGGACTTGAAGGAATGGAATGGACACCTGGAACGAGGTAATGGCAAAGTCTTCCTCCCCGATGTGAAGCTGCTGACAGCACAAGTGGAACTGCTGAGGGGATTGGGTATCCCTGCGCTACTTGACCCTATCCGTGAAGTACGAGCGACAGATGCTGATGTCCAGAGACTAGCACAGATATGTCGGCACTGTTCGCGGGATGTCAAGGATATCTTCAACTTTACGGCTTCAGAGAAAACTACGCCCATCCAGATAGTCCAGGCTCTGTTGGACAAGCTGGGACTAAAGCTGACTCAGGTGGGTAGAGATACTCTCCCTAACGGGAAACGAGCCGGAATTTTGGTCTATCAGTATGTGCCAAACGATGATGGCAGGGAGGAGATTTTTGGGCTGTGGGAGTTACAACGGGGGCAAGTAGATCAACCCCTTGATATATAA
- the yhhB gene encoding cyclophane-forming radical SAM/SPASM peptide maturase YhhB codes for MLSLTGELLFSGNFMHGKPQITCFLVKIASRCNLACDYCYIYRHADRGWQKQPFRMSQNHRQLLASRIGEYVEVQQLKEIVVVFHGGEPLLAGVETIVETASWVQAAVPSWCKVGFSLQTNGVLLTQPILARLEQMKIGVSLSIDGYKEAHDRHRLDRKGNSSFDAVEKSLQMLKAYPAIYSGAIAVIDPLVHPKGLFEFFSAYQPPQLDFLLPDANHCRLPPGRDRNPNLYVSWLLEAFDIWFSQYSHIPVRTFDAILGSLAGIPSHTDSFGFGDVSLLTIETDGSYHDLDVLKITSDGMTSLGTTLDECDIATIVASSTQIQNHRRLLAYEGLALQCQNCSVVDICGGGSIPHRYAADGFIHPTVYCLEMETLINHARERLQRQLDLEMTNRQIPSVEQEIDFDVIAFESPETSKPAIEFLLKAWLDDANKDFQSALKWSFGEVPEQLDVIEKIQFSIKNGSHIAIYPSIGMWTSVVKRKMAGIKVHTIDDDLIVADTRYPKKILELLKTLDRAGMQSPLIHRDDECLRIPFGTKILFEDEENATQGRKILQESLKIISSWRPTLVEEMRSISPEVQFIRDLTAHPEKIVSFSDNSVPGALYVSIKQDSRFVDPCDLADSLIHEHRHQKLYLLQRSIPLVARDTPLVSSPWREDLRPPSGLLHAVFVFTHLLEFWLYLSKQGNRDKARRQVKIIQSRLLQGITTLRSTALTKVGFNLLDRLESILKDSTGMQV; via the coding sequence TTGTTGAGTTTAACTGGAGAATTATTATTTTCAGGTAACTTTATGCATGGCAAGCCTCAAATAACTTGTTTTCTAGTCAAAATTGCTTCTCGTTGCAATTTAGCCTGTGATTACTGTTATATATACCGCCATGCCGATCGAGGCTGGCAGAAACAGCCATTTAGGATGTCACAGAATCATCGTCAACTGTTGGCATCTCGTATAGGTGAGTACGTTGAAGTTCAACAACTAAAGGAGATCGTAGTTGTATTTCATGGAGGTGAACCGCTTCTTGCAGGTGTAGAGACAATTGTTGAAACAGCAAGCTGGGTTCAGGCAGCAGTGCCGTCTTGGTGTAAAGTTGGATTCTCGCTTCAAACAAATGGGGTACTTCTAACTCAGCCTATACTTGCTCGACTAGAGCAAATGAAAATAGGTGTATCGTTGAGTATTGATGGTTATAAAGAGGCACACGATCGCCACCGACTCGATCGCAAAGGTAACTCCTCGTTTGATGCGGTTGAGAAGTCGTTGCAAATGCTAAAAGCTTACCCAGCGATATATAGTGGCGCGATCGCTGTCATCGATCCATTAGTTCATCCGAAAGGCCTCTTTGAGTTTTTCAGCGCTTACCAGCCTCCGCAACTTGATTTCCTATTACCTGACGCAAATCACTGTCGGCTACCTCCTGGGCGCGATCGTAATCCTAACTTGTATGTCTCGTGGTTGCTTGAAGCCTTTGACATCTGGTTTAGTCAATATTCACATATCCCAGTTAGAACGTTTGATGCGATTCTGGGCAGCCTAGCTGGTATCCCCAGCCACACCGATTCATTTGGTTTTGGAGATGTCAGTCTTTTAACGATAGAAACTGACGGATCGTATCACGATCTGGACGTTCTTAAAATTACGTCTGATGGAATGACTTCTCTGGGTACAACGTTGGATGAGTGTGATATTGCAACTATTGTTGCTTCTTCCACCCAAATTCAAAATCACAGAAGATTGCTCGCTTACGAAGGGCTAGCTTTACAGTGCCAAAATTGCTCGGTTGTTGACATCTGTGGAGGCGGCTCTATTCCGCACCGCTACGCAGCAGATGGGTTTATTCATCCAACGGTCTACTGTCTTGAAATGGAAACACTGATTAATCATGCCAGAGAACGATTGCAACGTCAGCTAGACCTTGAAATGACTAACCGACAGATTCCTAGTGTAGAACAAGAGATTGATTTCGATGTGATAGCATTTGAGTCACCTGAAACGTCAAAGCCAGCTATTGAGTTTCTTTTGAAAGCTTGGCTAGATGATGCTAATAAAGATTTTCAGTCTGCTTTAAAATGGTCTTTTGGAGAAGTTCCTGAACAGCTAGACGTAATTGAAAAAATTCAGTTTAGTATTAAAAATGGTTCTCATATTGCTATTTATCCATCAATTGGAATGTGGACTTCTGTAGTAAAGCGCAAAATGGCAGGTATAAAAGTTCATACGATTGATGACGATTTAATTGTTGCAGATACTCGTTATCCTAAAAAGATTCTAGAGCTACTGAAAACTTTAGATCGAGCGGGTATGCAAAGTCCTTTAATTCATCGTGATGACGAGTGCCTACGCATACCATTTGGCACAAAGATACTATTTGAAGACGAAGAAAACGCCACTCAGGGTCGAAAAATATTGCAAGAAAGTTTGAAAATAATCTCATCTTGGCGACCAACCTTAGTTGAAGAAATGAGATCGATTAGTCCAGAAGTCCAGTTTATTCGAGATCTTACAGCTCATCCAGAAAAAATAGTCTCATTCAGCGATAACTCAGTACCAGGTGCTTTGTATGTTTCTATTAAACAGGACAGTCGTTTTGTCGATCCTTGCGATTTAGCAGACTCACTTATTCACGAACATCGTCACCAAAAACTATATCTTTTGCAACGCTCAATACCTTTGGTCGCTCGTGACACGCCCCTAGTATCATCTCCTTGGAGAGAAGATTTACGCCCTCCAAGCGGATTACTTCATGCTGTGTTTGTTTTTACGCATCTTCTAGAGTTTTGGCTTTACCTATCAAAGCAGGGCAATAGGGATAAAGCACGCAGACAAGTAAAAATTATTCAATCCCGTCTCTTGCAAGGAATTACAACACTTAGAAGTACAGCTTTAACGAAAGTAGGGTTTAATCTACTTGATCGACTCGAATCAATATTAAAAGATAGTACGGGAATGCAAGTTTAA
- a CDS encoding GMC oxidoreductase — protein MAKIFECQDSQSYDLIVVGSGNGACAFLHQYLNCSTEGRVLVLEEGENFFETSDITHQRNWAKSYSDGNIFKLHQAQTSDRIPILSGRACTMGGGGSINYTTIFESSKWLAEHLGRDPVYWDAQKAELAKCFRFADPTQSLTDVAKHVKEKLENIGFSISDISQDSIPTYVDGKDRQIHIFPTQFDEFGQRTRSGVSLVNWYLNQRLDFMTQQRVTKLHLEATDKGQRCRAISVFNSIKGKLETYHLGSNTKLLLCAGAATPQLLYEHREKLNNLEIGKHVNDHILLPFGIYVLNSELEVTLKDQYVSLFATTEAFSGEGRDPTICNFDFFSGRLNLLLYFISHLFLAFWLPNWLKLWMTRNPDVFQWLKRATRFLVTASNWLVDSIWRILHFAKLTRPKWNLISAIVKFNIAREGYYEPLSDRLTQDRKYPKPYRIVLRCFEDKPLDSNPDFQVAKDAISKHICLMESLGAKPHPIFQFAIRLLTRMPYDVNQVERYINHYSRYDLLTEQHLSGGCVFGKAIDSGLESPQDTGKVFGSENIYVADLSASPLPRISPQMTAYLIGHHVATQICQDSTSKAQTS, from the coding sequence ATGGCGAAGATCTTTGAATGTCAAGATTCTCAGAGTTACGATTTGATCGTGGTGGGTTCGGGCAATGGTGCTTGTGCTTTCCTGCATCAATATTTAAATTGCTCTACGGAAGGAAGAGTTTTGGTATTGGAAGAAGGAGAAAACTTCTTTGAAACCAGTGACATTACCCATCAAAGAAACTGGGCTAAGTCTTATTCAGATGGAAATATTTTTAAGCTACACCAGGCTCAAACCTCAGATCGCATTCCCATACTTTCAGGTCGGGCTTGCACGATGGGCGGGGGCGGTTCGATTAACTACACAACGATATTTGAATCATCAAAATGGCTGGCAGAGCATTTAGGTCGCGATCCCGTTTATTGGGACGCTCAGAAAGCAGAACTAGCTAAATGTTTTCGCTTTGCAGACCCTACTCAAAGCTTAACTGATGTCGCGAAGCACGTGAAGGAAAAGTTAGAGAATATAGGGTTTTCCATTAGCGATATCTCTCAAGACAGCATTCCAACCTACGTCGATGGCAAAGATCGACAAATTCATATTTTTCCGACTCAGTTTGATGAATTCGGGCAGAGAACCCGTAGTGGTGTCTCTTTGGTTAATTGGTATCTGAACCAAAGATTGGACTTCATGACTCAACAGCGAGTCACTAAGCTACATTTAGAAGCTACCGACAAAGGACAGCGATGCCGTGCAATTTCCGTCTTTAACTCAATTAAAGGTAAATTAGAGACCTACCATTTAGGCTCAAACACAAAGTTACTACTGTGTGCTGGCGCTGCAACCCCTCAACTACTCTACGAACACCGAGAAAAACTCAATAACTTAGAAATTGGCAAACACGTCAACGACCACATTCTTCTTCCTTTCGGGATTTACGTTTTGAATAGCGAGCTTGAAGTAACGCTTAAAGATCAGTATGTTTCCTTGTTTGCCACAACGGAAGCTTTCTCTGGCGAAGGTAGAGATCCTACTATTTGCAATTTTGATTTCTTCTCCGGTCGCTTAAACCTGCTGCTTTACTTTATATCCCACTTATTTTTAGCTTTCTGGCTGCCTAATTGGTTAAAGCTCTGGATGACTAGAAATCCCGATGTTTTTCAATGGTTGAAACGAGCCACTAGGTTTTTAGTCACAGCCTCTAATTGGCTCGTGGACTCGATCTGGAGGATTCTGCATTTCGCCAAATTAACTCGACCTAAATGGAATCTGATTTCAGCCATCGTTAAATTCAATATTGCCAGAGAAGGCTATTACGAACCCTTAAGTGATCGCTTAACTCAGGATCGTAAATACCCCAAACCCTATCGCATCGTTCTCCGATGCTTTGAAGATAAACCCCTCGACAGCAATCCCGATTTTCAGGTAGCCAAAGATGCTATCTCCAAACATATTTGCTTGATGGAGTCACTAGGGGCAAAACCTCACCCGATCTTTCAATTCGCAATCCGATTGTTAACCAGAATGCCTTACGACGTTAACCAAGTCGAACGCTATATTAACCATTACAGTCGCTACGATCTGCTCACAGAACAGCATTTATCGGGAGGTTGCGTATTTGGCAAAGCGATAGATTCGGGTCTGGAATCGCCTCAAGATACTGGCAAAGTCTTCGGTAGCGAAAACATTTATGTAGCAGATTTATCTGCGTCTCCTCTGCCTAGAATCAGCCCGCAAATGACTGCATATTTAATCGGTCATCATGTAGCTACCCAAATTTGCCAGGACAGCACTAGTAAAGCTCAAACGAGCTAG